DNA from Victivallis lenta:
CCGCGCGAGTTCCGCGACCGTGCTGCCGCCGGAGCGCGAGAAAACGAGGTCGGCGGCGCCGAGGAACAGCTCCATTTTTTCGCTGCTTTCAAGCAGGAGCGACGGGAAGACGACGTCGCCGTAGGCGTCTCTGACCTCGGCCAGCTTCTTCGGCCCGGCCAGATGGAGCACCTGAAACTCGGTTTTCTCCTGCAGCTTCCGAAGCGCCTTCGGCACCGTTTCGTTGAAGATCGAAGCGCCCTGACTGCCTCCGAAGATCAGCAGCGTCGGGATCGCGGTGTCGAGCTCAACGCCGAATTCGCGGTTGAGCCCGGCGATCGCCTCTGCCCGCGTGATTCCGGCCGCCTGTTCGAGCTCCGGACGCAGCGGCATGCCGGTGACCAGCAGCTCGCCGCGGCATTTTTCCGCATTGCACGTTGGAAACGCCGTGGCCAGCAGCTTTGCATGCCTGCTGAAAAAGCGGTTCGCCTTGCCGACCCGCGCGTTGCCGTCATGCAGGAATACCGGAATTCCGCTCCGGCGCGCCGCCAGAATCGCCGGCAGCGATGTGAAGGAGCCCATGCCGAGCAGCGCCTGCGGCCGCAGCGTGCGAAGCTCGCGCCGCGCCGCATGGTAACCGCCGAGCGCGCCGCAGCCGAATTCAAAGAGCGTGCCGATTCCGCGCGGAGACGGCATGCGCGGCAGCGCCACGGCCGGGACGCCGAACGAGGCGGCGATGCTTTTCTGTCTGGCGGCATTGGTGCCGGAGAGCAGCAGCAGCGCCCTGCCGCCCCGCTTCTGCAATACGCGCGCCACGGAGAGCCCGGGGTAGAAATGTCCGCCGGTTCCGCCGCAGGTGATGGCCAGTGTCAGTTCGGGCATCACAGCTCCTCCTTGCGCTTCCGGTACTGGCGGAACCAGGGCAGGAAGGAGAGCTTCGCCCGGATCGAATTCTGATACTGCATGTTGTAATTCGGGTATGCGTTGTCGAAGGCGATGGAGGCCAGGATTCCGACCGCGATCAGGCTGGCCATGATGTTGCTGCCGCCGTAGCTGATGAAGGCTGCCGGCATTCCCTTGGTCGGCGCCGACCCGGTGACCACCGCGATGTTGATCGCCGCCTGGACTGTGATGCCGAGCGTGAGCCCGCACCCGAGCAGCATGCCGAGGCGCGACCGCGAATTCATGCTGATCCGGAGCCCGTACCAGGTGAAAAAGGTATAGAGCGCCAGGACGCCGAGCATGCCGATGAGGCCGAGCTCTTCGCCGACGATCGAAAGAATGAAGTCCGTGTGCTGCTCGGGCAGGTACTTCTGTTTCAGGCGGCTCTCCATGAAGCCGACGCCGGTCCAGCCGCCGGAACCGAAGGCGAGCAGCGAGTTCCAGAGCTGGTATCCGCCGCCTTCGCGCATCTCCTCCGGCCGCAGGAAGGTCGTGACCCGCCCGAGCCGGTTCGCATCGAAGAAGACGACGTAAAGCCCGGCCAGCACGACGAGCGTTCCCGGAATGGCCAGATAGTACCAGCGCAGCCCGGCCATGACCGAGATGGCGACGGCGACGGTCAGCACGAGCGCCGTCGTCCCGAAGTCGCGGCCGATCAGGATGCCGCAGATGACCGCCCCCGCGATGCCGACCAGCGGCAGGACGCCGCGGCGGCCGAGGAAGTTGTTGAAGGTCCGGATATTCTCCGAGCAGTATTTCGCCACGAAGAGCGCCACGGCTATCTTCGCGAATTCGGAGGGCTGCAGCGTCATGACCAGACCCGGCAGCCGGATCTTGATCCAGCGGTTCGCCCCGTTGATTTCGGGAAAGCAGAAGGCGGCGATGAGGAGCAGCAGGAAGACGCCGCCCATCAGGAAGAGACTCCACGACGCGAGCTTGCGGTAGCCGATGACGAAAGCCGCCGCCCCCCCCAGGCCGCCCATGGCGGCCCAGATGATCTGGTTGCGGAAATACTTGAGCCCATCGGTGTTGTAGCTGGCCGAATAGAGCATGGTCAACCCGAAGACGACGATCAGCGTCACGACCAGCAGCAGCCCGTGCATCGCGTTGACCGATGCCGCGCTCTCCCGCGTATCGAGCTCCACCGGGGCGGCGGGCTCATCGTTCAGGAAAATGCTCC
Protein-coding regions in this window:
- a CDS encoding FtsW/RodA/SpoVE family cell cycle protein codes for the protein MRSIFLNDEPAAPVELDTRESAASVNAMHGLLLVVTLIVVFGLTMLYSASYNTDGLKYFRNQIIWAAMGGLGGAAAFVIGYRKLASWSLFLMGGVFLLLLIAAFCFPEINGANRWIKIRLPGLVMTLQPSEFAKIAVALFVAKYCSENIRTFNNFLGRRGVLPLVGIAGAVICGILIGRDFGTTALVLTVAVAISVMAGLRWYYLAIPGTLVVLAGLYVVFFDANRLGRVTTFLRPEEMREGGGYQLWNSLLAFGSGGWTGVGFMESRLKQKYLPEQHTDFILSIVGEELGLIGMLGVLALYTFFTWYGLRISMNSRSRLGMLLGCGLTLGITVQAAINIAVVTGSAPTKGMPAAFISYGGSNIMASLIAVGILASIAFDNAYPNYNMQYQNSIRAKLSFLPWFRQYRKRKEEL
- a CDS encoding UDP-N-acetylglucosamine--N-acetylmuramyl-(pentapeptide) pyrophosphoryl-undecaprenol N-acetylglucosamine transferase, giving the protein MPELTLAITCGGTGGHFYPGLSVARVLQKRGGRALLLLSGTNAARQKSIAASFGVPAVALPRMPSPRGIGTLFEFGCGALGGYHAARRELRTLRPQALLGMGSFTSLPAILAARRSGIPVFLHDGNARVGKANRFFSRHAKLLATAFPTCNAEKCRGELLVTGMPLRPELEQAAGITRAEAIAGLNREFGVELDTAIPTLLIFGGSQGASIFNETVPKALRKLQEKTEFQVLHLAGPKKLAEVRDAYGDVVFPSLLLESSEKMELFLGAADLVFSRSGGSTVAELARFGKASVLIPYPYAAENHQYDNARVLAGHGAAELLPNAECTPERIERLLAGLLAEPERLKQRGALAAELARPAAAERLLAEIATRLSPQP